One window from the genome of Moorena sp. SIOASIH encodes:
- a CDS encoding reverse transcriptase domain-containing protein yields the protein MRYADDLVIILKPKDNAEKVLEKVKNFLTQRGLEVNQEKTKLTKTTDGFDFLGWKFRVQKNGKFRCIPSVENHRNIRKKIKAVVNSSNYGAEVKAQKLAPIVRGWRNYHKSCDMSSSRDSLWFMNKTANRKFRKEKKMNRRKAKELCKKGFPAVGYKQNQHVNVKGTKSPYDGDLVYWSMRNSGLYDGATAKALDRQNHSCGHCGHKFLSNEYVHLHHIDGNHDNWKHKNLMAVHQSCHQMIHWSKPKGKPIG from the coding sequence ATTAGATATGCGGACGACCTGGTGATTATACTCAAGCCAAAAGATAACGCTGAAAAGGTTTTAGAAAAAGTGAAAAACTTCTTAACTCAACGTGGATTAGAAGTAAATCAAGAAAAGACCAAGTTAACCAAAACGACAGACGGATTTGACTTCCTGGGTTGGAAGTTTCGAGTCCAGAAAAACGGAAAATTCCGGTGCATTCCCTCTGTGGAAAACCACCGGAATATCCGAAAGAAGATTAAAGCCGTGGTGAATAGCTCGAATTATGGTGCCGAAGTAAAAGCTCAAAAATTAGCCCCAATCGTACGTGGATGGAGGAACTACCATAAAAGCTGCGACATGAGCAGTTCCCGAGATAGTTTATGGTTCATGAATAAAACCGCAAACCGTAAATTCCGCAAGGAAAAGAAAATGAACCGGCGTAAAGCCAAGGAACTATGCAAGAAAGGCTTTCCAGCAGTTGGGTACAAACAAAATCAACACGTGAACGTCAAAGGAACTAAGTCCCCGTATGACGGAGACCTAGTCTACTGGAGTATGCGGAACTCCGGACTATACGATGGTGCTACCGCCAAAGCTTTGGATAGGCAAAACCATTCCTGTGGACATTGTGGACACAAGTTCTTAAGCAACGAATATGTACATCTTCATCACATCGATGGAAACCACGACAATTGGAAGCATAAGAACCTAATGGCAGTACACCAAAGCTGTCACCAGATGATTCATTGGAGCAAGCCGAAAGGCAAGCCTATTGGTTGA